In Bubalus bubalis isolate 160015118507 breed Murrah chromosome 3, NDDB_SH_1, whole genome shotgun sequence, a genomic segment contains:
- the DEFB136 gene encoding beta-defensin 136, whose protein sequence is MRLRLSGLLFLLVISLPSGNSVFSNNGATVRTCTQLGGDCYFGCKLGWKWVAFCHNVLSCCIKLKVNKPPQVNLP, encoded by the exons ATGAGACTCCGTCTCTCTGGGTTACTCTTCCTCCTCGTGATCTCATTGCCTTCAG ggaaCAGTGTGTTTAGTAACAATGGAGCGACAGTCCGTACTTGCACTCAACTTGGCGGAGATTGTTACTTCGGCTGTAAACTGGGATGGAAATGGGTCGCCTTCTGTCACAATGTACTGTCTTGCTGCATAAAACTGAAGGTTAATAAACCCCCTCAAGTCAACTTACCTTGA